From Neisseria musculi, the proteins below share one genomic window:
- the zupT gene encoding zinc transporter ZupT: MIAATLQNLTVAFGITLAAGLATVLGSVLVFVSKTPNPRILSFGLAFAGGAMVYVSLTEIFSKSQQSFTAVYGQSMGLAAATFAFLAGLGVIALIDRLVPNPHDTLDAHDPEFYEKSRHHIARVGLMTAFAITAHNFPEGLATFFATLENPAVGAPLALAIAVHNIPEGISIAAPVYFATRNKALTVAVCLVSGLAEPLGALLGYFVLKPFLSSAVFGSVFGLIAGVMVFLALDELLPAAKRYSDGHETVYGLTSGMSVIALSLVLFNW; this comes from the coding sequence ATGATTGCGGCTACCCTGCAAAATCTAACGGTCGCGTTCGGCATCACCTTGGCCGCCGGCTTGGCAACGGTGCTGGGCAGCGTGTTGGTGTTTGTATCGAAAACACCCAACCCGCGCATACTTTCATTCGGGCTGGCGTTTGCGGGCGGCGCTATGGTTTATGTGTCGCTCACCGAAATTTTTTCCAAGTCGCAACAGTCGTTTACCGCAGTCTACGGGCAAAGTATGGGGCTTGCGGCGGCCACTTTCGCTTTTTTGGCCGGGCTGGGCGTGATAGCTTTGATTGACCGTTTGGTGCCCAACCCTCACGACACCCTGGATGCACACGACCCCGAATTTTACGAAAAATCACGCCACCACATCGCCCGGGTGGGCTTGATGACGGCGTTTGCCATCACTGCCCACAACTTCCCCGAGGGGCTGGCCACTTTTTTCGCCACACTGGAAAACCCTGCCGTAGGTGCACCTTTGGCGCTGGCGATTGCCGTCCATAATATTCCCGAAGGCATTTCTATCGCCGCCCCGGTTTATTTCGCTACCCGTAACAAAGCCTTAACGGTTGCCGTCTGCCTGGTTTCGGGTTTGGCCGAGCCGCTGGGGGCATTGTTGGGCTATTTTGTGCTCAAACCTTTTCTTTCCAGCGCGGTGTTCGGCTCCGTTTTCGGGCTGATTGCCGGTGTGATGGTGTTCTTGGCATTGGATGAGCTGCTGCCCGCCGCCAAACGTTATTCAGACGGCCATGAAACGGTATACGGCCTGACCTCGGGCATGTCGGTGATTGCTTTGAGCTTGGTATTGTTCAACTGGTAG
- a CDS encoding cell division protein, with amino-acid sequence MKWLFAVLVALNVIVFGGMVASRVVEKQKNAAAPAQSVGVPQQQPVPAPAEILHPVPVSAPEREAAPIQVSAASESESDESRLMREKAEREAKEKEAKELEAKAQKEREEKAKREQLEKAKREQERQKAAEAKKENNLCTSPASLTLEEDDYHRIKGLLRQWPHAASRTVEKRDAGQVQKTYRVLISADGDAAAMLDSLAAKGFSGSIYEGGISVGVTHSRSAAQVLISRLASAGFGGTRIHEQEDRGASPEGGLSVAKMQVTFMDVDDKSAQEIQKVVSRYGKLNRRPCR; translated from the coding sequence ATGAAATGGCTATTTGCCGTGCTGGTGGCACTAAACGTCATCGTTTTTGGCGGAATGGTTGCCAGCCGCGTTGTAGAAAAACAAAAAAATGCGGCCGCTCCCGCTCAGAGTGTCGGCGTTCCGCAACAGCAACCCGTGCCGGCGCCGGCAGAAATCCTGCATCCGGTTCCGGTTTCCGCTCCCGAAAGAGAGGCTGCCCCGATTCAGGTTTCTGCCGCTTCCGAATCCGAAAGTGATGAATCACGCTTGATGCGGGAGAAAGCGGAGCGGGAAGCCAAAGAAAAAGAGGCCAAAGAGCTGGAAGCGAAAGCGCAGAAAGAACGCGAAGAAAAAGCCAAGCGCGAGCAGCTGGAGAAAGCCAAACGCGAACAGGAACGGCAAAAAGCAGCAGAAGCCAAAAAAGAAAACAACCTGTGCACTTCCCCGGCATCGCTAACGCTGGAAGAAGACGATTACCACCGTATCAAAGGTCTGCTGCGGCAATGGCCGCACGCCGCATCGCGTACGGTTGAAAAGCGTGATGCCGGCCAAGTGCAGAAAACCTACCGTGTGTTGATTTCGGCAGACGGCGATGCGGCGGCCATGCTCGACAGCCTGGCTGCCAAAGGCTTCAGCGGCAGCATCTACGAAGGCGGCATCAGCGTAGGCGTAACCCACAGCCGCTCTGCCGCCCAAGTGCTGATTTCGCGCCTGGCAAGCGCAGGTTTCGGCGGCACCCGCATCCACGAACAGGAAGATCGCGGTGCCTCGCCCGAAGGCGGTCTGAGTGTGGCCAAGATGCAGGTAACGTTTATGGATGTAGACGATAAATCTGCGCAGGAAATTCAAAAAGTGGTTTCGCGCTACGGAAAACTGAACCGCAGGCCGTGCAGATAA
- a CDS encoding bifunctional biotin--[acetyl-CoA-carboxylase] ligase/type III pantothenate kinase: MMPLKPQHWKLLAALSDGLPHHISALGLAAGVKPQQINGLWQQMPPHIRGLLRQHDGQWRLVRPLAVFDEAQLQQTGRQHGFQTALYHECTSSNDIVLEAARVSPQQAHGLLVLAHSQSKGRGRQGKVWQNRLGECLMFSFGSVFDKPQNELGALAPAVALACHAALAKLGIPAQIKWPNDLVVGRRKLGGILIETVRSSGKTVAVIGIGINFVLPKEVEDAASVQAAVSAAAPPVGSAALLAALLGELDTMLNRYRQYGFAPFVAAYQAADRDHNRPVRLLQNGETVYEGVSAGITGQGALRLQTENGERIVVSGEISLRPGDNPPPVQTAAAGKYLLLDGGNSQLKWAWVENGSIVHTGRSPYRDLTLLGTEWQERGSGSVRIIGSAVCGEAKKAQVAAQLPQPVEWLSSMPQALGIRNHYRNHTEHGADRWFNALGSRRFTQNACVVASCGTAVTVDALTDNNHYLGGTIMPGFHLMKEAMALKTANLNRPLGRVYPFPTTTANALASGMMDAVCGSVLLMHARLREKVGAGKAVDLIITGGGAAKVVQALPPSFVLDNTVKIVDNLAIYGLLNWIQQQ, encoded by the coding sequence ATGATGCCGCTCAAACCGCAGCATTGGAAGCTGCTTGCCGCACTTTCAGACGGCCTGCCGCACCATATTTCGGCATTAGGCCTGGCTGCCGGCGTGAAACCCCAACAGATTAACGGGTTGTGGCAGCAGATGCCGCCCCACATCCGCGGCCTGCTGCGCCAGCACGATGGCCAATGGCGGCTGGTGCGCCCGCTGGCGGTATTTGATGAAGCGCAGTTGCAGCAAACCGGCAGGCAACACGGTTTTCAGACGGCCCTGTATCATGAATGTACATCCAGCAACGATATCGTGCTGGAAGCTGCCAGAGTCTCACCGCAACAGGCGCACGGCCTGCTGGTGTTGGCACACAGCCAGAGCAAAGGGCGCGGCAGGCAAGGCAAAGTATGGCAAAACCGTTTGGGCGAATGCCTGATGTTCAGTTTTGGCAGCGTGTTTGACAAGCCGCAAAACGAGTTGGGCGCGCTTGCGCCCGCCGTGGCATTGGCCTGCCATGCCGCTTTAGCCAAGCTCGGCATACCCGCACAAATCAAATGGCCCAACGATTTGGTGGTGGGGCGGCGCAAACTCGGCGGCATTCTGATCGAAACCGTGCGCAGCAGCGGTAAAACCGTTGCCGTAATCGGCATCGGCATCAATTTTGTGCTGCCTAAAGAAGTGGAAGACGCGGCATCGGTTCAGGCGGCCGTTTCTGCGGCCGCTCCGCCCGTGGGTTCCGCCGCTTTGCTCGCTGCTTTGCTGGGCGAACTCGACACCATGCTCAACCGATACCGGCAATACGGTTTTGCTCCGTTTGTGGCAGCCTACCAAGCGGCCGACCGCGACCATAACCGTCCCGTGCGCCTGCTGCAAAACGGTGAAACCGTTTATGAAGGCGTGTCGGCAGGCATCACCGGGCAAGGAGCCTTGCGGCTGCAAACCGAAAACGGCGAGCGTATTGTGGTGAGCGGTGAAATCAGCCTGCGCCCCGGCGATAACCCTCCGCCTGTTCAGACGGCCGCCGCCGGAAAATATTTGCTGCTTGACGGCGGCAACAGCCAGTTGAAATGGGCGTGGGTCGAAAACGGCAGTATCGTCCATACCGGCCGCTCGCCCTACCGCGACCTGACACTGCTCGGCACCGAATGGCAGGAGCGCGGCAGCGGCAGTGTACGCATTATCGGCAGTGCCGTGTGCGGCGAAGCCAAAAAAGCCCAGGTTGCCGCGCAGTTGCCGCAGCCGGTTGAATGGCTCTCTTCCATGCCGCAGGCACTGGGCATACGCAACCATTACCGCAACCACACCGAACACGGTGCCGACCGCTGGTTTAACGCGCTGGGCAGCCGCCGCTTCACACAAAATGCCTGCGTGGTGGCCAGTTGCGGAACCGCCGTTACGGTGGATGCGCTCACCGACAACAATCATTATCTCGGCGGCACCATCATGCCCGGCTTTCACTTAATGAAAGAGGCGATGGCTTTGAAAACCGCCAATCTCAACCGCCCGTTGGGGCGCGTATATCCTTTCCCCACCACCACGGCCAACGCACTGGCCAGCGGCATGATGGATGCCGTGTGCGGTTCGGTATTGCTGATGCACGCCCGGCTGCGTGAAAAAGTCGGGGCAGGCAAGGCGGTGGATCTGATTATCACAGGCGGCGGCGCAGCCAAAGTGGTGCAGGCGTTGCCGCCGTCATTTGTTTTGGACAATACAGTTAAAATTGTAGATAATCTCGCCATTTACGGCTTACTTAACTGGATACAGCAACAATGA
- the rfaE2 gene encoding D-glycero-beta-D-manno-heptose 1-phosphate adenylyltransferase: MSNWPLPAFEHKICPPEELAARITALPRPLVFTNGCFDILHRGHVTYLAQARETGAALVLALNTDASVRRQGKGSGRPVNMLENRAAVAAALACVDVVTWFDDDTPAALIERVKPDILVKGGDWPVEKIVGAQETLARGGKVYSIPFLHQTSTTQTLEKIRAAEGAGQK; encoded by the coding sequence ATGAGCAATTGGCCGCTGCCCGCTTTTGAACACAAAATCTGCCCGCCCGAAGAGCTGGCAGCGCGTATTACCGCGCTGCCGCGCCCGCTGGTGTTTACCAACGGCTGTTTCGATATTCTGCACCGCGGCCATGTAACTTATCTGGCGCAGGCGCGGGAAACGGGGGCTGCGCTGGTGTTGGCGCTCAACACCGATGCTTCGGTGAGACGGCAGGGCAAGGGCAGCGGCCGCCCGGTCAATATGCTTGAAAACCGTGCTGCCGTAGCGGCCGCATTGGCCTGTGTCGATGTGGTTACCTGGTTTGATGACGACACGCCCGCCGCATTGATAGAGAGGGTTAAGCCCGATATTTTAGTAAAAGGCGGCGATTGGCCGGTGGAAAAAATCGTTGGCGCGCAGGAAACGCTCGCGCGTGGCGGCAAAGTGTACTCGATTCCGTTTCTGCACCAAACATCCACCACCCAAACGCTGGAGAAAATCCGTGCCGCAGAGGGGGCAGGGCAGAAATGA
- the folD gene encoding bifunctional methylenetetrahydrofolate dehydrogenase/methenyltetrahydrofolate cyclohydrolase FolD, whose protein sequence is MTAQLINGKEISRQRLEEVARQTAERSAAGLRPPCLAVVLVGDDPASAVYVRNKKLACGKVGFKSLSYELPAETSQEDLLQLVDGLNADSEVDGILVQLPLPKQIDSQAVLERIAPHKDVDGFHPYNVGRLVVKMPLMRPCTPKGVMTLLEAYGINPEGKKAVVVGASNIVGRPQMLELLLARATVTICHSKTQNLAAEVAAADIVVAGVGIPNFVKGQWIKPGAVVIDVGINRLDNGKLCGDVEFDTAKERASMITPVPGGVGPMTIATLLENTLYAAKLHDKA, encoded by the coding sequence ATGACTGCCCAACTGATTAACGGCAAAGAAATTTCCCGGCAACGCTTAGAAGAAGTCGCCCGACAAACCGCCGAACGCAGCGCGGCCGGTTTGCGCCCTCCTTGTTTGGCGGTGGTGTTGGTGGGCGATGACCCGGCCAGCGCGGTTTATGTGCGCAACAAAAAACTGGCTTGCGGGAAAGTGGGCTTCAAATCGCTTTCCTACGAGCTTCCCGCTGAAACTTCCCAGGAAGATTTATTGCAACTGGTGGATGGTTTAAATGCCGATTCCGAGGTGGACGGCATCTTGGTGCAACTGCCGCTGCCCAAGCAAATCGACAGCCAGGCTGTGCTCGAGCGCATTGCGCCGCACAAAGATGTGGACGGCTTCCACCCCTACAATGTCGGCCGTTTGGTGGTGAAAATGCCGCTGATGCGCCCCTGCACCCCCAAAGGTGTGATGACGCTGCTCGAAGCCTACGGCATTAACCCCGAAGGTAAAAAAGCCGTGGTGGTGGGCGCATCGAATATTGTGGGCCGCCCGCAAATGTTGGAGCTTTTACTGGCACGCGCCACCGTAACCATCTGCCACAGCAAAACCCAAAACCTTGCCGCCGAAGTGGCTGCTGCCGACATCGTGGTGGCCGGTGTAGGCATTCCGAACTTTGTGAAAGGCCAATGGATTAAGCCCGGGGCGGTGGTTATCGATGTGGGCATCAACCGTTTGGATAACGGCAAATTATGCGGTGATGTAGAATTCGACACCGCCAAAGAGCGCGCATCGATGATTACTCCCGTGCCCGGCGGCGTCGGCCCGATGACCATCGCCACTTTGCTGGAAAACACATTGTATGCCGCCAAGCTGCACGATAAAGCTTAA
- a CDS encoding beta-class carbonic anhydrase has protein sequence MSELDHILNFNREFVDSGEYAQFFTNKFPERELAILSCMDARMVELLPRALGLKNGDAKLIKNAGALVTHPWGSVMRSLLVAVFELKVKEIMVIAHYDCGMRGLNPGTFLSRAHQNGIPNDRITTLRNAGIDLDSWLTGFDNVEESVRHTVGLIRRHPLMPDNVAVHGLVIHPTTGKLTVIVNGTAECPIST, from the coding sequence ATGAGCGAACTCGACCATATTTTGAATTTCAACCGGGAATTTGTGGATTCAGGAGAATACGCCCAATTTTTTACCAACAAATTTCCCGAACGCGAACTCGCGATTTTATCGTGTATGGACGCACGCATGGTTGAGCTGCTGCCGCGTGCGCTGGGGCTGAAAAACGGCGATGCCAAACTGATTAAAAACGCCGGCGCCCTCGTTACCCACCCGTGGGGCTCCGTGATGCGCAGCCTACTGGTAGCCGTATTCGAGCTGAAAGTAAAAGAAATCATGGTCATCGCCCACTACGATTGCGGTATGCGCGGCCTCAACCCCGGCACATTTCTCAGCCGCGCCCACCAAAACGGCATTCCCAACGACCGCATCACCACCTTGCGCAACGCCGGTATCGACTTAGACAGCTGGCTCACCGGTTTTGACAACGTAGAAGAAAGCGTACGCCACACGGTCGGCCTTATCCGCCGCCACCCGCTGATGCCCGACAACGTTGCTGTTCACGGCCTCGTTATCCACCCCACCACCGGCAAACTCACCGTGATTGTAAACGGCACTGCCGAATGCCCCATATCAACTTGA
- the nadD gene encoding nicotinate-nucleotide adenylyltransferase, which yields MKNIGLFGGTFDPPHNGHLHIARAFANELNLDMAVFLPAGDPYHKTANTRTPAKHRLAMTELAACADSRFAVSDCDIVRKGATYTFDTIQIFRQQFPTARLWWLIGSDNLLQLHTWKKWQTLVKQTHMAVAVRTGGSLAQVPRELQSWLGQALQKGSLQLLQAPPCNISSTEIRRRLRHSESTAGMIDTQVAAYIARHNLYR from the coding sequence ATGAAAAATATCGGACTTTTCGGCGGAACATTCGACCCGCCCCACAACGGCCACCTGCACATCGCCCGCGCCTTCGCCAACGAATTAAATTTGGATATGGCAGTGTTTCTGCCCGCAGGCGACCCTTACCACAAAACAGCAAACACCCGCACACCCGCAAAGCACCGTTTGGCAATGACCGAATTGGCTGCCTGTGCCGACAGCCGTTTTGCCGTCAGCGACTGCGACATCGTCCGCAAAGGCGCAACCTACACCTTCGACACCATACAGATCTTCCGCCAGCAATTCCCCACCGCCCGATTATGGTGGCTGATCGGCAGCGACAACCTGCTCCAACTGCACACCTGGAAAAAATGGCAGACCCTAGTCAAACAAACCCATATGGCCGTTGCCGTCCGCACCGGCGGCAGCCTGGCCCAAGTTCCGCGCGAATTACAAAGCTGGCTGGGTCAAGCCCTGCAAAAAGGCAGCCTGCAACTGTTGCAAGCACCGCCTTGCAACATCAGCTCCACCGAAATCCGCCGCCGGCTGCGCCACAGCGAAAGTACCGCCGGGATGATAGACACACAAGTCGCAGCCTATATCGCACGGCACAACCTTTACCGCTAA
- the rsfS gene encoding ribosome silencing factor: MNPQELQALQTMVETAVNALEDIKAKDIAVLETQEKTSLFARMIIASGDSSRQVKALADNVAVDLKAAGFEILGSEGQDSGEWALVDAGDLVVHIMLPAVRDFYDIDTLWGGKKPSFHAGAQKPWHAADH; encoded by the coding sequence ATGAACCCACAAGAACTGCAAGCCCTTCAAACAATGGTAGAAACCGCCGTAAACGCGCTTGAAGACATCAAAGCCAAAGACATCGCCGTGCTCGAAACCCAAGAGAAAACCTCCCTATTTGCCCGCATGATTATTGCCAGCGGCGACAGCAGCCGCCAAGTGAAAGCCTTGGCCGACAACGTAGCCGTTGACTTAAAAGCAGCCGGCTTTGAAATCCTCGGCAGCGAAGGCCAAGACAGCGGCGAATGGGCGCTGGTTGATGCGGGCGATTTAGTGGTGCACATTATGTTGCCCGCCGTACGCGACTTTTACGATATCGACACGCTTTGGGGCGGCAAAAAACCCTCGTTCCACGCCGGCGCACAAAAACCCTGGCACGCAGCCGACCATTAA
- the tpiA gene encoding triose-phosphate isomerase — MWDKKWVIGNWKMNGRLQNNNALMHRFRIMPTADQVVIGLAAPTVYLLQLHNAMQIVLNNRILTCAQDVSRFPDNGAYTGEVSAEMMADIGVDIVLIGHSERSLYFGEKNDIQRQKMVNVLNVGLTPLLCVGESLQEREAGHEQKVIAHQLSILEGLHTKNIAVAYEPVWAIGTGKVATTGQIADMHAFIHKQILSLCGNDVNIRILYGGSVNAGNATDIFTVPYVDGALVGGASLSYDSFTAIICAAQES; from the coding sequence ATGTGGGATAAAAAATGGGTTATCGGTAACTGGAAAATGAATGGCCGCCTGCAAAACAATAACGCACTGATGCACCGCTTCCGCATCATGCCCACGGCCGACCAAGTGGTTATCGGCTTAGCCGCCCCCACCGTTTACCTGCTGCAACTGCACAATGCCATGCAGATTGTACTCAACAACCGCATTCTCACCTGCGCTCAAGATGTCAGCCGCTTCCCCGACAACGGTGCCTATACCGGCGAAGTGTCTGCCGAGATGATGGCCGACATCGGCGTGGATATCGTATTGATCGGCCACTCCGAGCGCAGCCTGTATTTCGGCGAAAAAAACGATATCCAACGCCAAAAAATGGTAAACGTGTTAAATGTGGGCTTAACTCCGCTGCTGTGTGTGGGCGAAAGCCTGCAAGAGCGTGAAGCAGGGCATGAACAAAAAGTAATCGCCCACCAGCTCTCGATTTTAGAAGGTTTACACACGAAAAACATCGCTGTAGCTTATGAACCGGTATGGGCCATCGGCACCGGCAAAGTTGCCACCACCGGGCAAATTGCTGATATGCACGCTTTTATACACAAACAAATCTTGTCATTGTGCGGCAACGATGTTAATATCCGAATCCTTTACGGCGGAAGCGTCAACGCCGGCAACGCGACCGACATTTTCACCGTACCGTATGTAGACGGTGCATTGGTGGGCGGGGCATCCCTGTCTTACGACTCGTTTACCGCCATTATCTGTGCCGCACAAGAATCATAA
- the secG gene encoding preprotein translocase subunit SecG — MEAYKTVFWIINIFAALAVIVLVLMQHGKGADAGATFGSGSGSAQGVFGSGGNANFLSRSTAIAATVFFATCVAMVYINTHSGKHGLDFSNVQQSRPAQTQPSAPVQSTPQTPASSNQ; from the coding sequence ATGGAAGCCTATAAAACCGTTTTTTGGATTATCAACATCTTCGCCGCTTTGGCTGTTATCGTGCTGGTTTTGATGCAGCACGGCAAGGGTGCAGATGCAGGTGCCACATTCGGCTCGGGCAGCGGCAGCGCACAAGGTGTATTCGGATCAGGCGGTAACGCCAACTTTTTAAGCCGCAGTACCGCTATCGCTGCCACAGTATTCTTCGCCACCTGTGTGGCTATGGTTTATATTAATACCCATTCAGGCAAACACGGCTTGGATTTCAGCAATGTGCAACAGAGCCGGCCGGCACAAACACAGCCAAGTGCACCCGTACAATCTACGCCGCAAACTCCTGCTTCTTCAAATCAATAA
- a CDS encoding tyrosine-type recombinase/integrase: MPLNDRQIKNAKPAEKPYKLADGRGLYLLVKPNGGKYWRLDYAIDRKRKTLAIGIYPTISLAEAREAAENARRLIVTGQDPSAAKQQAKQERQAALLNTFEAITRRWHSENLHRWKPDNAARILNHFAKDVFPHIGGLQIDGIAVADVKAVIKRIAARNAPATAEKIRQWIAAVYGYAAMLEITDRNPAAPLRGFLAKAETRHLPALPREELTEFFRRLLLADIEPQNRIAVLLIMLVFVRSTELRGGRWEEIDHAAKTWTIPAERMKLPRAHVIPLADWPLELLAELHTITGGSPYLFPSRTKTAGFISEATLNRIIERLGYKGTATPHGFRSLASSVLNEQDFNPDAIERQLAHVPKDKIRAAYNRAEYWPHRAEFMQFFCLEMMKNNHNLIIFLSFLIRKNENDRGKSDKF, translated from the coding sequence ATGCCGTTAAACGACCGCCAAATAAAGAACGCCAAACCAGCCGAGAAGCCTTATAAGCTGGCAGATGGGCGCGGCCTTTATTTGCTTGTTAAACCCAACGGCGGCAAATACTGGCGGCTTGATTATGCGATAGACCGAAAGAGAAAAACGCTTGCAATCGGCATTTATCCTACTATCAGCCTAGCCGAAGCCCGAGAAGCCGCCGAAAACGCCCGCCGCCTGATTGTAACAGGGCAAGACCCCAGTGCAGCCAAGCAACAGGCCAAACAAGAGCGGCAGGCCGCCCTACTGAATACCTTTGAAGCAATAACGCGCCGATGGCATAGCGAAAACCTGCACCGCTGGAAGCCCGACAATGCCGCCCGCATTCTCAATCACTTTGCAAAAGACGTTTTCCCGCATATCGGCGGCTTGCAGATAGACGGCATAGCCGTAGCAGACGTAAAAGCCGTAATCAAGCGGATAGCCGCCCGTAATGCGCCCGCCACCGCCGAAAAAATCAGGCAATGGATAGCCGCCGTTTACGGCTATGCCGCCATGCTGGAAATCACAGACCGCAACCCCGCCGCCCCATTGCGGGGATTTTTGGCAAAGGCAGAAACCCGCCATTTGCCCGCCTTGCCGCGTGAAGAACTAACCGAGTTTTTCAGACGGTTGCTACTGGCCGATATTGAGCCGCAAAACCGTATAGCCGTTTTGCTGATTATGTTGGTATTTGTGCGAAGCACCGAGTTACGCGGCGGCAGATGGGAAGAAATCGACCATGCCGCCAAAACTTGGACAATCCCCGCCGAGCGCATGAAACTACCCCGCGCCCACGTTATCCCGCTGGCCGACTGGCCGCTTGAGCTTTTGGCCGAACTGCACACCATCACGGGCGGCAGCCCTTATCTGTTTCCCAGCCGCACCAAAACAGCAGGCTTTATCAGCGAAGCCACCCTAAACCGCATTATCGAGCGGCTAGGCTACAAAGGCACGGCCACGCCGCACGGGTTCCGCAGCTTGGCAAGCAGCGTATTAAACGAACAGGACTTTAACCCCGATGCCATAGAACGGCAGCTTGCCCATGTGCCTAAAGACAAAATCCGCGCCGCCTACAATCGGGCGGAATACTGGCCGCACAGGGCGGAATTTATGCAATTTTTCTGCTTAGAAATGATGAAAAATAATCATAATTTAATCATTTTTTTATCATTTTTGATAAGAAAAAATGAAAATGACAGGGGTAAATCTGATAAATTTTAG
- a CDS encoding helix-turn-helix transcriptional regulator — protein MTQQTVLRVKQVSKRLGISTAAVWYKSNPKSRHYDADFPQPFKVSANATGWLESEINSYIEKLAAKRLTEHHKGKS, from the coding sequence ATGACACAACAAACCGTATTAAGAGTAAAGCAGGTATCTAAGCGGTTAGGTATTTCAACTGCTGCTGTTTGGTACAAATCCAATCCCAAGAGCCGCCACTATGACGCAGATTTTCCGCAGCCGTTTAAAGTTTCAGCTAACGCGACAGGCTGGCTTGAAAGTGAAATTAACAGCTATATTGAAAAACTGGCCGCCAAGCGTTTAACCGAACACCACAAGGGAAAATCATGA
- a CDS encoding host-nuclease inhibitor Gam family protein: MTQQNTPAITTPDELKAAFAEWQEINRQMQQAENKQAGKLAALKAKHDSETAPLAERMAELETRIKAYAAAHQTELTGGKGKAAAIGTGFIKWRSGRDSVQISSDTETVIAELKRRRLSRLIRVKEEINKTAVLADAAALAKRPINGLQIIKGGQEIVLQA, from the coding sequence ATGACCCAGCAAAACACACCAGCCATTACCACACCCGACGAATTGAAAGCAGCCTTTGCCGAATGGCAGGAAATCAACCGCCAAATGCAACAGGCCGAAAATAAACAAGCGGGCAAACTGGCCGCCCTGAAAGCCAAACATGACAGCGAAACCGCCCCATTGGCCGAGCGCATGGCCGAACTGGAAACCCGCATCAAAGCCTATGCCGCCGCCCATCAAACCGAGCTTACAGGCGGCAAAGGCAAAGCCGCAGCCATTGGCACGGGCTTTATCAAATGGCGCAGCGGGCGCGATTCCGTACAGATAAGCAGCGATACAGAAACCGTAATTGCCGAACTCAAACGCCGCCGACTATCCCGCCTGATACGCGTAAAGGAAGAAATCAATAAAACCGCCGTACTGGCCGATGCCGCCGCATTAGCCAAACGCCCGATAAACGGCCTGCAAATCATTAAGGGCGGGCAGGAAATCGTTTTACAGGCATAG